From one Nematostella vectensis chromosome 7, jaNemVect1.1, whole genome shotgun sequence genomic stretch:
- the LOC116617322 gene encoding uncharacterized protein LOC116617322, giving the protein MGSLLLGLFCISVLDLAYSQTTLRQVETLYNRYFHRAHGDGTYYGKYPTGKGACTLDPLAPLANQPGWIRVAAGAPNYQSSLGCGMCVEIDGKGEGLGLDPIKGRRKAIIHDLCVGCVEDGSMDLYVKGDGRWKINLVAIDCPSLPGPAGDIQFRFQGSNPWYIKLQIRNTVVPAAGVEALVGGRYHCLKRVSDNFFVGMGLGQFYFPLRVRLTSISGQQVETFVPEMKDDVSFPSGVRFGGIKVGAGPSSIVCFGQGDRAPYPPGGMAPGLAPTSGGINTPFPTQPPPEPTTVPPPNPTTISQGSGGTVGDGFCAGKTSGVPLADPSDCHGFIICSLGKVNKFTCGPVLKFNPKANGCDFPQNVQC; this is encoded by the exons ATGGGTTCATTGCTCTTGGGTCTTTTCTGTATCTCGGTGCTG GATTTAGCCTACAGCCAGACAACCCTGCGCCAAGTCGAGACGCTCTACAACCGCTATTTCCACAGGGCGCATGGAGAT GGAACATACTACGGCAAGTACCCAACTGGCAAAGGCGCATGTACCCTAGATCCTCTAGCACCGCTGGCCAATCAGCCAGGCTGGATCAGGGTCGCGGCTGGAGCGCCTAATTACCAGTCCTCCCTCGGCTGCGGGATGTGCGTTGAGATTGATGGGAAGGGCGAGGGACTGGGACTAGACCCTATCAAGGGCAGGAGGAAGGCTATCATACATGATCTGTGTGTTGGCTGCGTGGAGGATG GTTCCATGGACTTATATGTAAAGGGTGACGGACGATGGAAGATCAACCTTGTCGCTATAGATTGTCCTTCCCTGCCAGGACCAGCAGGGGATATCCAATTCCGATTCCAGGGCAGCAATCCGTGGTACATAAAGCTTCAAATCAGGAATACTGT CGTCCCCGCAGCAGGTGTGGAGGCGCTGGTTGGTGGAAGGTATCACTGCCTCAAGCGAGTTAGCGACAACTTCTTCGTGGGCATGGGACTCGGACAGTTCTACTTTCCGCTCCGTGTCCGGCTAACATCCATTTCCGGACAGCAAGTTGAGACGTTTGTGCCAGAAATGAAGGATGATGTCTCGTTTCCGAGCGGTGTTCGATTTGGTGGAATTAAGGTTGGCG CGGGTCCATCAAGCATCGTGTGCTTTGGACAAGGAGATAGAGCTCCGTACCCACCAGGAGGGATGG CACCAGGTCTTGCCCCGACAAGCGGTGGAATAAACACACCTTTTCCTACCCAACCTCCACCAGAACCGACAACGGTACCACCCCCTAACCCGACCACGATCTCACAAGGATCCGGGGGAACAG TTGGCGATGGGTTTTGCGCTGGAAAGACGAGCGGTGTTCCCCTGGCTGACCCCTCGGACTGTCACGGATTTATTATTTGTTCACTAGGCAAAGTAAACAAGTTCACATGTGGACCCGTGCTCAAGTTCAACCCTAAGGCCAACGGCTGCGATTTTCCCCAAAATGTACAGTGTTAG